The following proteins are encoded in a genomic region of Xanthocytophaga agilis:
- a CDS encoding phosphatidate cytidylyltransferase: MNQHLTKLSNLQQRIIAALIGGIAIIGAIYWNQWGYFGVFFLICGFTLREFYQLVGLDGNAPLTYYGTFTGLCIFLLTFLIEKKLIGIEHYFWISPIASVIFFIKLYKKNEKKPFTNIAFTFLGIIYVAVPFSLLNICVFLEDAVYSYQVILGCLFLLWASDTGAYFAGTYFGRTKLFERVSPKKSWEGSIGGLCSALIVASLLAYFFTDLKYWHWYCVAIIIVVAGTYGDLVESLFKRSMDIKDSGASIPGHGGFLDRFDGLLLSAPFIVTFLRIFA, translated from the coding sequence CTCATAGGCGGAATAGCCATAATTGGTGCTATATACTGGAACCAGTGGGGCTATTTTGGGGTATTTTTTCTGATCTGTGGATTTACTCTGCGGGAGTTTTATCAACTGGTTGGACTAGATGGCAATGCTCCTCTAACCTATTATGGTACTTTTACAGGCCTTTGTATTTTTCTGCTTACGTTTCTGATTGAGAAAAAACTAATAGGAATCGAACACTATTTCTGGATCTCTCCTATTGCATCAGTGATATTCTTTATTAAGTTATACAAGAAGAACGAGAAGAAGCCTTTTACCAATATAGCTTTTACCTTCTTAGGTATTATCTATGTGGCTGTACCGTTTTCTTTGTTGAATATCTGTGTGTTTCTGGAAGATGCGGTGTATAGCTATCAGGTGATTCTTGGTTGCTTATTTTTACTATGGGCAAGTGATACAGGGGCTTATTTTGCTGGAACTTACTTTGGGCGTACAAAACTTTTTGAACGGGTTTCTCCAAAGAAATCATGGGAGGGAAGTATAGGGGGACTTTGTTCTGCTTTGATTGTAGCCTCTCTGCTGGCATATTTCTTTACTGATCTTAAGTATTGGCACTGGTATTGCGTTGCCATTATTATAGTAGTAGCAGGGACATATGGAGATTTGGTAGAGTCCTTATTTAAACGGAGTATGGATATTAAGGATTCTGGAGCAAGTATTCCCGGACATGGAGGGTTTTTAGATAGATTTGATGGATTATTGCTTTCAGCTCCATTTATTGTGACTTTTTTACGCATTTTTGCCTGA
- a CDS encoding carboxypeptidase-like regulatory domain-containing protein → MKPFFKLFTWSIIVLASFLIGKVNVQAQGKVHIVQFSGLVLSGDDGQPVVGATLYIPKAGRGGVTNEYGAFSMPTLVGDSIVITAIGFKKRFYKIPNTTDEGHSVVIELKTDTTTLPIVEVYPYPTEELFKKAILALDLPDEDQQKQLAKNFDPVALAKMTQTLGASSEMNYRYITQQQLNYTTNRYFSPTWTFLDPFRWAQFIKSLKKNKNNNKKK, encoded by the coding sequence ATGAAGCCATTTTTTAAATTATTTACATGGAGTATTATAGTATTGGCCAGCTTTTTAATCGGTAAGGTAAATGTACAAGCACAAGGAAAAGTACATATTGTACAATTTTCGGGTCTTGTATTGAGTGGAGATGATGGACAACCTGTTGTAGGTGCAACCTTATATATTCCAAAGGCTGGTAGAGGAGGCGTCACCAATGAATATGGTGCATTTTCAATGCCAACTCTGGTTGGAGACAGCATTGTTATTACAGCTATTGGGTTTAAAAAGAGATTCTATAAAATACCTAATACAACTGATGAAGGACATTCTGTTGTAATAGAATTAAAAACAGATACCACCACACTTCCAATCGTTGAAGTATATCCTTATCCAACAGAAGAGTTATTTAAGAAAGCAATTTTAGCATTGGATTTACCAGATGAAGATCAGCAAAAGCAATTGGCAAAGAATTTTGACCCGGTTGCACTGGCAAAGATGACTCAAACTCTGGGGGCTAGTTCTGAAATGAATTATCGTTATATAACTCAGCAACAACTTAACTACACAACCAACCGCTATTTTAGTCCAACATGGACATTCCTGGACCCATTCCGATGGGCACAGTTTATCAAATCGTTGAAAAAGAATAAAAATAATAACAAGAAAAAATAA
- a CDS encoding CRISPR-associated endoribonuclease Cas6 produces MVKNKGGYVPFYHQSLLTQLTDSLLAGSKEVEQNTEYNFSGLKGQTKVSKNGLHFYSSRATLVFSSQSVEVIDTFLQHLFERGEIEVGNLQLIPESVEKEQPPVFQEELKCVCISPIVAVDPITNDFYAKKFISPDTDTFSDFLYESTMMRMERSGRFTADQIASFYRFQIIPDKTYLQKIKEGDKKFARIYPIEENGVRHEIRGYTFPFVLYSAPEVQQFIFECGMGYFSNKGFGMIDIINADLVRRTEPYHFEKHPMSVNSFDKRN; encoded by the coding sequence ATGGTAAAAAATAAAGGTGGATATGTACCTTTTTACCACCAGTCTCTGCTAACGCAGCTAACGGACTCTCTGTTGGCTGGTAGCAAGGAAGTAGAGCAAAATACAGAATATAACTTTTCCGGACTGAAGGGGCAGACAAAAGTAAGCAAAAATGGCCTGCATTTTTATTCAAGTCGGGCTACACTTGTTTTCTCAAGTCAAAGTGTTGAAGTGATAGATACTTTTTTACAACATTTATTTGAAAGAGGAGAAATAGAAGTCGGTAACCTGCAATTAATTCCGGAAAGTGTTGAAAAAGAGCAACCTCCTGTTTTTCAGGAAGAGCTGAAGTGCGTATGTATATCACCAATTGTAGCTGTAGATCCGATTACAAATGATTTTTATGCCAAAAAGTTTATCTCTCCGGATACAGATACGTTCTCAGATTTTCTGTATGAATCAACAATGATGCGTATGGAGAGATCAGGAAGATTTACAGCGGATCAGATTGCGTCATTTTACCGATTCCAGATTATTCCGGATAAAACCTATCTTCAGAAGATAAAAGAAGGTGACAAGAAGTTTGCCCGCATTTATCCTATTGAAGAAAATGGGGTGAGGCATGAGATTCGGGGATACACTTTTCCTTTTGTCCTGTATTCGGCTCCGGAAGTTCAACAATTTATATTCGAATGCGGAATGGGTTATTTTTCGAACAAAGGTTTTGGTATGATTGATATTATCAATGCTGATCTGGTACGTCGGACTGAACCGTACCATTTTGAGAAACATCCTATGTCTGTTAACTCGTTTGATAAAAGGAACTAA
- a CDS encoding type IX secretion system plug protein domain-containing protein, translated as MVKYTLAGCAWLIAMLSFATETPLKTTDFVYEPQIRTVLFYPTGSDPVAAVLQPPVVSLQQATPLILEFDELGDKINYYRAKVIFCNVDWSISNLSDMDITPRFNEFTFEQPQLSGNNARVLYTHQRLEVPQVKLPGNYLLVVYHENNPKDLVVTRRFVVYNTQAVITPRITFSTGITERTTNQQVEFTIDYGTLNVGNPWTDLKVVIRQNYQWYTTITNLKPTSVREDQHIAEYRQFNLENNFPGVNEFRFFDIRSIRTLGQNVAKINSSQDTTQVYLAVGESRSREGYSQVVDQNGRFVIDQYEFSNGSTEADYVRVFFTLKADPVKEPVYIWGALTDWQTSNTNRMTYSAEDQVYRGSLLLKQGYYNFRYVVAKPGNKLDEAWFEGNHFETENVYEIIVYNRPPGARADMIIGYIMVDHNKRR; from the coding sequence ATGGTAAAATATACTCTTGCAGGATGTGCATGGCTTATAGCAATGCTTAGCTTTGCTACTGAAACACCACTCAAAACAACAGACTTTGTGTATGAGCCTCAGATTCGTACTGTCTTGTTTTATCCAACAGGCTCTGACCCGGTAGCTGCTGTCTTACAACCACCAGTAGTCTCACTACAACAAGCCACCCCACTAATACTGGAGTTTGACGAACTTGGAGATAAGATCAACTATTACAGAGCAAAAGTAATATTCTGTAATGTGGACTGGAGTATATCCAATTTAAGTGACATGGATATCACACCTCGTTTTAATGAGTTTACTTTCGAGCAACCTCAACTCTCGGGAAACAATGCACGAGTTCTATATACGCATCAACGGCTGGAAGTACCACAAGTAAAGCTACCCGGTAATTACCTTCTGGTTGTTTATCACGAAAACAATCCCAAAGACTTGGTTGTCACCCGCCGATTTGTGGTTTACAATACCCAAGCAGTGATTACTCCCAGAATTACCTTTTCTACGGGCATTACTGAACGTACCACCAACCAACAGGTAGAATTTACCATCGATTATGGCACTCTCAATGTAGGTAACCCATGGACGGATCTTAAGGTAGTAATCCGCCAAAACTACCAGTGGTATACAACGATTACTAATCTCAAACCCACTTCAGTAAGGGAAGATCAGCATATAGCGGAATATCGGCAATTTAACCTTGAAAATAACTTTCCGGGTGTCAATGAATTTCGATTCTTTGATATCCGAAGTATACGTACACTTGGACAAAATGTAGCTAAAATCAATTCATCTCAGGATACGACACAGGTTTATCTGGCTGTAGGTGAATCTCGCAGTCGGGAAGGTTACAGTCAGGTAGTGGATCAGAATGGACGGTTTGTTATAGACCAGTATGAGTTTAGCAATGGTAGTACTGAAGCCGACTATGTACGCGTATTCTTTACATTGAAAGCAGACCCTGTGAAAGAGCCTGTCTATATATGGGGTGCCCTAACCGATTGGCAGACAAGCAATACCAACCGTATGACTTATAGTGCGGAAGACCAGGTTTATAGAGGCTCTCTTCTACTTAAGCAGGGGTATTATAATTTTCGGTATGTGGTAGCCAAACCTGGTAATAAACTGGACGAAGCCTGGTTTGAAGGCAACCACTTTGAGACAGAGAATGTATATGAGATTATTGTATATAACCGTCCTCCCGGAGCCAGAGCAGACATGATTATTGGCTATATAATGGTTGATCACAATAAGCGCAGGTAA
- a CDS encoding NADH-quinone oxidoreductase subunit J, translating into MNIAFYCFATLTVLSALIVLWTRQLLYSAFALLFTLLGIAGLYVLAGADYVAIVQIMIYVGGVLVLLIFGIMLTNRPGTGHAPISGRINQFTGILAAGGLLVLFFIAFLKANLSFPLPKPSPQSSVTPIGIGLMTDYLLPFEIAGILLMVALIGAAYIAGRKRS; encoded by the coding sequence TTGAATATCGCATTCTATTGTTTTGCCACATTGACGGTGCTGTCAGCACTAATAGTACTCTGGACCCGACAACTCCTGTATTCTGCCTTTGCATTATTATTTACATTGCTGGGTATAGCAGGTTTATATGTCCTGGCAGGTGCTGACTATGTGGCCATTGTTCAGATTATGATCTATGTAGGAGGTGTACTGGTGTTACTTATTTTTGGCATTATGCTTACCAATCGTCCTGGCACTGGTCATGCACCTATATCTGGCAGAATCAATCAGTTTACAGGTATTCTGGCAGCAGGCGGATTACTTGTATTATTTTTCATTGCCTTTTTGAAAGCTAATTTATCGTTTCCACTACCTAAACCCTCACCCCAGTCCTCTGTTACGCCTATTGGTATTGGTCTAATGACGGACTATCTGCTTCCTTTTGAAATAGCGGGTATACTTCTGATGGTAGCGTTGATAGGAGCCGCTTACATTGCAGGAAGGAAACGTTCTTAA
- a CDS encoding 4Fe-4S dicluster domain-containing protein: MQKGANNSYFGNIWEGIASSWQGLKLSLKHIWEARQRRTPISITDPDYFKQETGIVTLTYPYESLPVPDNGRYRLHNEMEDCIVCDKCAEICPVSCIDIEAVKSTEEIRKTSDGHSVRLYAARFDIDMAKCCFCGLCTTVCPTECLTMTKTYDFSEFDIRDMIYHFSDLSPEQAVEKRQNYEAVQAAKQQAKNSVSVPAIQPTEEKTVEQTASTPTTAKPVMKKPAIKPVTNPIVTDSTPSIPEVTPTVTEVTPETSQATQEVSPQDTKTEEANQPEQAPSKPVMKKPIIKPMIKKKTDE, from the coding sequence ATGCAAAAAGGAGCTAATAATTCATACTTTGGCAATATTTGGGAAGGAATTGCTTCTTCCTGGCAGGGTTTGAAACTATCATTAAAACATATCTGGGAAGCACGTCAGCGTCGTACTCCTATCAGTATTACAGATCCTGATTATTTTAAACAGGAGACAGGAATTGTGACGCTTACATATCCATATGAGTCACTACCAGTACCTGATAATGGCCGCTATCGTCTGCACAATGAGATGGAAGATTGTATTGTATGCGATAAGTGTGCAGAGATCTGTCCGGTAAGCTGCATTGACATTGAAGCAGTCAAATCAACTGAAGAAATCCGCAAAACATCTGATGGTCACTCTGTGCGCCTCTATGCTGCACGATTTGATATTGATATGGCCAAGTGTTGCTTTTGTGGACTATGCACAACTGTTTGCCCTACTGAATGCCTCACCATGACCAAAACCTACGACTTCAGTGAGTTTGATATTCGTGATATGATCTATCATTTCTCAGATCTGTCACCGGAACAAGCGGTAGAGAAACGTCAGAACTATGAGGCTGTGCAAGCCGCTAAACAGCAGGCAAAAAATAGTGTATCAGTACCCGCTATTCAACCAACAGAAGAAAAAACGGTAGAGCAAACAGCTTCAACACCAACAACAGCCAAGCCTGTGATGAAGAAGCCGGCCATAAAACCTGTGACTAACCCGATAGTTACAGATTCAACACCTTCTATTCCAGAGGTAACGCCAACTGTTACAGAAGTGACTCCGGAAACCTCTCAGGCAACACAGGAAGTTTCACCACAGGATACTAAAACAGAGGAAGCAAACCAGCCTGAGCAGGCTCCTTCCAAACCTGTCATGAAAAAACCTATAATTAAACCTATGATTAAAAAAAAGACTGATGAGTGA
- a CDS encoding complex I subunit 1 family protein has translation MIAFLFFLVFLLVYMVFAVYAERKLSAFIQDRLGPTEIGPYGMFQTLADLVKLLQKEDIVPVKADKWVFLAAPAVIFTAIFAGFAVMPLTPTLQGSGAVVGVFYLLTIISIDIVGLLAAGWSSNNKYSLLGAMRSVAQIVSYEIPVGLSVLCVVILCQTLDLQEICYQQGIYMRTLPVYSESTNYLLGIKRLGIDITEVGGFLTWNVIRMPLFFIVYIIFFIATLAEANRAPFDIPEAESELVGGFHTEYSGFRWALLFLAEYGMMLLVSFLGAVLFFGGWNTPFPNIGSVRLADWTSGIPGTIYGTLTGAFWIILKAFIGVFIQMWVRWTYPRLRVDQLMHLCWKVLTPLSLLLLFISALWKLL, from the coding sequence ATGATTGCATTTTTATTCTTTCTGGTCTTTCTACTGGTATACATGGTTTTTGCAGTGTATGCCGAACGTAAACTCTCTGCTTTTATCCAGGATCGGCTGGGACCTACAGAAATTGGTCCTTATGGCATGTTCCAAACTCTTGCCGATCTGGTTAAGTTATTACAGAAAGAAGACATTGTTCCTGTCAAAGCAGACAAATGGGTATTTCTGGCTGCTCCAGCCGTTATCTTCACAGCAATCTTTGCAGGATTTGCTGTTATGCCACTTACTCCTACATTACAGGGGTCAGGCGCTGTAGTAGGGGTGTTTTATCTGCTGACTATCATTTCTATTGATATTGTGGGTTTGTTAGCCGCTGGCTGGAGTAGTAATAATAAATATTCATTGTTGGGCGCTATGCGTTCTGTAGCACAGATCGTTTCTTATGAGATACCTGTAGGCTTATCAGTATTGTGTGTGGTTATTCTATGCCAGACACTGGATCTTCAGGAAATCTGTTACCAGCAGGGGATTTATATGCGTACACTACCAGTATACAGCGAGTCAACTAATTATCTACTGGGCATCAAACGACTGGGCATTGATATAACAGAAGTAGGAGGGTTCTTGACCTGGAATGTGATTCGTATGCCCTTATTCTTCATTGTGTATATTATATTTTTTATAGCCACATTAGCAGAGGCAAACAGGGCACCATTCGATATTCCGGAAGCTGAATCAGAACTTGTAGGTGGTTTCCATACAGAATATTCTGGGTTCCGGTGGGCATTGCTCTTTCTGGCAGAATATGGTATGATGCTGTTGGTTAGCTTTCTGGGAGCTGTATTGTTCTTCGGAGGCTGGAATACTCCTTTTCCAAATATAGGATCAGTACGACTGGCCGACTGGACAAGTGGCATACCAGGCACTATTTATGGAACACTAACAGGAGCATTCTGGATAATTCTGAAGGCGTTCATCGGTGTATTTATACAAATGTGGGTTCGCTGGACATACCCTCGTTTGCGGGTTGACCAGTTGATGCATTTATGCTGGAAGGTATTGACTCCGTTATCATTGTTGCTGCTGTTTATTTCAGCTTTATGGAAGCTTTTGTAA
- a CDS encoding porin family protein, which yields MNIFYRSAYLSFAFILISLTWIHAQTKLTDKDVQEIQSKAKGNITELENLMNFVTFNAASTTEIQSVIERSYTASSNNHLFFNRKVVIEDDLTPGFNKDNTKDLEADKYLNTLDVYYEKTSEPSIHLTNVQVSNVKKKDYLYVKVVFDSKFDSKFKKSSVVYTTKQRMAVIRADKIGYSWQTRIIGITFYDPFKPITSTENDVVVINTNPYADEKQPDLSYEKGEIKPAYTTEQRPFNIGVKVGVASSVWVGDVASSYELGGKLGGVAGIYMRYYGKRYSHMGLGMDLLYVAKGATVTTQSSNIKTDFQLNYVEVPVFVNIFILGKDRFKPYINLGYAPAFLLSASSKRSNASESLDQTDYFQSYDGNVILGLGFDFKASRRNRMTVDMRFDLGTSNILNTKYRFLFVNDNQISQGAFSLSVGYAFGL from the coding sequence ATGAATATTTTCTATCGCTCTGCGTACCTTTCTTTTGCATTTATTCTTATTTCACTTACCTGGATACATGCACAAACCAAACTTACAGACAAAGACGTTCAGGAGATTCAATCCAAAGCCAAAGGCAATATAACCGAACTGGAGAATTTAATGAACTTTGTCACCTTCAATGCAGCCAGTACTACTGAGATTCAGAGCGTGATTGAAAGATCTTATACAGCATCATCCAATAATCATCTCTTTTTTAATAGGAAGGTAGTGATTGAAGATGATCTTACTCCTGGTTTTAATAAAGACAATACAAAAGACCTGGAAGCCGATAAGTATCTGAACACATTGGATGTATATTACGAAAAAACATCTGAACCCTCTATTCACCTTACCAATGTGCAGGTTTCCAATGTCAAAAAGAAAGATTATCTGTATGTGAAAGTTGTCTTTGACAGCAAGTTTGACAGTAAATTCAAAAAATCATCTGTTGTCTATACCACCAAACAACGTATGGCCGTTATCCGGGCAGATAAAATCGGTTATAGCTGGCAGACTCGTATCATTGGTATTACATTTTATGATCCGTTCAAACCGATTACCTCAACCGAAAACGACGTAGTTGTAATTAACACGAATCCGTATGCAGACGAAAAGCAACCAGATCTTTCGTATGAGAAAGGAGAAATCAAACCAGCCTATACTACTGAACAAAGACCCTTTAATATAGGTGTTAAGGTAGGAGTTGCTTCTTCTGTTTGGGTTGGAGATGTTGCAAGCAGCTATGAACTGGGTGGAAAGCTAGGAGGTGTTGCCGGTATCTACATGCGCTACTATGGAAAGCGTTATAGCCACATGGGTTTAGGTATGGACCTGTTATATGTAGCAAAAGGAGCTACTGTTACGACCCAATCTTCTAATATAAAAACCGACTTCCAGCTCAATTATGTGGAAGTCCCTGTGTTTGTCAATATTTTTATTCTGGGTAAAGATCGGTTCAAACCTTATATAAACCTGGGTTATGCACCAGCCTTCCTGCTTTCAGCTTCTTCTAAAAGAAGTAACGCGAGTGAAAGTCTTGATCAAACAGACTACTTTCAGAGCTATGATGGCAATGTGATTCTTGGACTGGGCTTTGACTTTAAAGCTTCCAGACGCAACCGTATGACAGTTGATATGCGATTTGATCTGGGAACATCCAATATTCTCAATACCAAGTACAGATTCTTATTTGTCAACGATAACCAAATTTCTCAGGGAGCTTTTTCTCTTAGTGTAGGCTATGCGTTTGGGCTATAG
- the bioA gene encoding adenosylmethionine--8-amino-7-oxononanoate transaminase gives MSTSIDNLPEIDQNDWKTRDQKAIWHPFTPLTDSHKIVPLTGAKGCYLHRADGRKILDAIGSWWVNLHGHSNEYIAEKIAQQARTLEHVIFAGFTHEPAVTLAERLLDILPDTISKIFYSDNGSTATEVGMKMAFQYWHNQGIQKRRIIAFEGAYHGDTFGAMSVGERNTFTTPFHPFLFEVEFIPFPENPKTYTTDLIEHTHVQEEIVHQFEALAESGEVAAFIYEPLIQGSAGMRMCSPEILNQLLGIAKQYQILCIADEVMTGFGRTGKLFASDHCEIKPDIICLSKGLTGGTLPLGVTACTDEVQRPYHTKDLLKTFFHGHSFTANPLSCVAANASLDLLLSVSCQEAIIRIEQSHTSFAKHIASHPAILDIRQTGIVLALEIRTNAKTSYFNEVRNSLYDYFLEHDILLRPMGNVIYLMTPYIITDEELQVLYQEIENLLNKMVENE, from the coding sequence ATGAGTACGAGCATTGATAATCTGCCAGAAATAGATCAGAACGACTGGAAAACAAGGGATCAGAAAGCTATCTGGCACCCTTTTACCCCTCTTACCGATAGCCATAAAATAGTACCTCTGACAGGTGCCAAAGGCTGTTACTTACATCGCGCTGACGGACGTAAAATTCTGGATGCTATTGGTTCCTGGTGGGTAAATTTACATGGGCATTCTAATGAATACATTGCGGAGAAAATAGCACAGCAGGCACGTACACTGGAACATGTGATCTTTGCAGGCTTTACTCATGAACCAGCTGTTACACTGGCAGAACGGCTGCTGGATATTTTACCAGACACTATCTCAAAGATATTTTACTCAGATAATGGGAGTACAGCTACAGAAGTAGGCATGAAAATGGCCTTTCAGTACTGGCACAATCAGGGCATACAAAAACGACGCATCATTGCGTTTGAAGGAGCGTATCATGGTGATACCTTTGGAGCCATGTCTGTTGGAGAACGGAATACATTCACTACTCCGTTTCATCCATTTCTGTTTGAGGTTGAGTTTATTCCTTTTCCAGAAAATCCCAAAACCTACACAACAGATCTCATTGAACATACACATGTGCAGGAAGAAATCGTTCATCAATTTGAGGCATTGGCTGAAAGTGGAGAAGTTGCAGCGTTTATCTATGAACCCCTGATACAGGGTTCTGCAGGTATGCGTATGTGCTCTCCAGAAATACTGAACCAGTTATTAGGTATTGCCAAACAATATCAGATACTCTGTATTGCAGATGAAGTGATGACAGGATTTGGGCGTACTGGCAAGCTGTTCGCCTCTGACCATTGCGAAATTAAACCTGATATCATCTGTCTGTCTAAAGGTTTAACAGGAGGAACACTGCCATTGGGTGTAACGGCCTGTACTGATGAAGTACAACGCCCCTATCATACCAAAGATTTGCTGAAAACATTCTTCCACGGGCATTCCTTCACAGCAAACCCATTATCCTGTGTAGCAGCAAATGCCAGTCTGGATTTACTACTGTCTGTTAGTTGTCAGGAAGCAATTATCCGCATTGAACAAAGTCATACTTCTTTTGCCAAGCATATAGCATCACATCCAGCCATACTGGACATCCGGCAAACAGGTATTGTGTTAGCACTTGAAATCAGAACAAATGCGAAAACATCTTATTTTAACGAAGTACGCAACAGCCTATATGACTATTTTCTGGAACACGACATCTTACTCCGTCCAATGGGAAATGTTATTTACCTTATGACACCTTATATCATTACAGATGAAGAACTACAGGTACTTTATCAGGAGATTGAAAATTTGTTAAACAAAATGGTGGAAAACGAATGA
- the bioD gene encoding dethiobiotin synthase, with protein MNPSNLYFITAIGTDSGKTLISAIVTEALQADYWKPIQAGFPRDTEKVQTLVSNPVSQFHNEAYLLQHPMSPHAAAHREGVEIDIQALVLPNTHNTLIIEGAGGVLVPVSNQHFVIDIARKFEAEVILVANIYLGSINHTLLTINELKHRNIPVKGIIFNGPANEDSEQFILNYSQYPLLLHVYPEEQITPEVVHSYAQQLRKAFIM; from the coding sequence ATGAATCCATCTAACCTATACTTCATTACAGCTATTGGTACAGATTCTGGCAAAACGCTGATCAGTGCCATAGTCACAGAGGCTTTACAGGCCGATTACTGGAAACCCATTCAGGCAGGCTTTCCCCGTGATACAGAAAAAGTTCAAACCCTAGTAAGCAATCCCGTTTCGCAGTTTCATAATGAGGCATATCTCTTACAACATCCAATGTCGCCTCATGCAGCAGCGCACAGAGAAGGAGTCGAAATAGATATTCAGGCATTGGTACTACCCAATACTCATAATACACTAATTATTGAAGGAGCAGGAGGAGTGTTGGTACCTGTCAGCAATCAGCATTTTGTGATAGACATAGCCCGGAAATTTGAGGCAGAAGTTATTCTTGTAGCTAACATATATCTGGGTAGCATTAACCATACACTGCTTACCATTAATGAACTAAAACACCGTAATATCCCTGTAAAAGGAATTATTTTTAATGGCCCTGCCAACGAAGACTCCGAACAATTTATATTGAACTACAGTCAATATCCGTTATTGTTACATGTCTATCCGGAAGAACAGATCACTCCAGAAGTAGTACACAGCTATGCACAACAATTGAGAAAAGCCTTTATTATGTAA
- a CDS encoding 8-amino-7-oxononanoate synthase, which yields MSIQQKLKDKLNQREASGSLRKLSVADKNKIDFCSNDYLGLARNKSLHQRIQEAYTNVSDIHNGATGSRLISGNSEYHISLEKKLASLFQSESALLFNSGYAANTAILSAIPQKGDTIIYDEYIHASLKEGARLSFANRFAFHHNDLHDLERKMQKATGDVFVVAESVYSMDGDFAPLLELVTLCEKYGANLIWDEAHSTGVWGREGNGIACMENLHERIFARVYTFGKGPGVHGGCIAGSEVLIQYLINFARPLIYTTALPLHSLVSIEESFRFQQDHMILQDSLHASIQFFRKALSTYPSLEPHFIESQSPIQAVKIGGNQRTRMVAIQLQQSGFDVRPILSPTVKEGEERLRICLHLYNTEQEMEALLEELSIVLQNTPISVEN from the coding sequence ATGAGTATACAACAAAAGCTAAAGGATAAGCTAAACCAACGGGAAGCCAGTGGCAGTTTGAGAAAGCTATCTGTTGCAGATAAAAACAAAATAGATTTTTGCTCAAACGACTATCTGGGTCTTGCCCGTAATAAATCCTTACATCAACGTATTCAAGAAGCCTATACAAACGTTTCAGATATTCACAATGGTGCCACAGGTTCCCGATTGATTTCCGGAAACTCTGAGTATCATATCTCTCTGGAAAAAAAGCTTGCCAGTCTGTTTCAATCTGAAAGTGCATTGCTATTCAATTCTGGCTATGCTGCCAACACAGCTATTCTTTCAGCTATTCCTCAAAAAGGAGATACAATCATTTACGACGAATACATCCATGCCAGCCTAAAAGAAGGTGCCCGTCTGAGCTTTGCGAATCGGTTTGCATTTCATCACAACGATCTTCATGATCTGGAACGAAAAATGCAAAAGGCAACAGGAGATGTATTTGTGGTAGCAGAATCGGTTTACTCTATGGACGGAGACTTTGCTCCTCTACTGGAATTGGTAACACTGTGTGAAAAATATGGGGCAAATCTGATCTGGGACGAAGCTCACAGTACAGGTGTTTGGGGTAGGGAAGGGAATGGTATTGCTTGTATGGAGAATCTTCATGAAAGAATATTTGCACGGGTATATACCTTTGGCAAAGGACCAGGTGTACATGGTGGCTGTATTGCCGGATCAGAAGTCTTGATTCAATACCTGATCAACTTTGCCCGGCCATTGATCTATACAACTGCATTACCCCTGCATAGTCTGGTGTCTATTGAAGAGTCATTCCGCTTTCAACAAGATCATATGATTCTGCAGGATTCTTTGCATGCAAGTATTCAGTTTTTCCGAAAAGCACTCTCAACTTATCCTTCTCTGGAACCTCATTTTATTGAGTCACAGAGCCCTATTCAGGCTGTAAAGATTGGAGGAAATCAACGTACCCGAATGGTGGCAATCCAACTACAACAAAGTGGATTTGATGTACGTCCTATTCTTTCACCCACAGTTAAAGAAGGCGAAGAACGGTTACGTATCTGCCTGCACCTTTATAACACAGAACAGGAAATGGAAGCTTTACTAGAAGAATTATCAATTGTCCTCCAGAATACTCCTATATCTGTTGAGAATTAA